From Solanum lycopersicum chromosome 8, SLM_r2.1, the proteins below share one genomic window:
- the DCL3 gene encoding endoribonuclease Dicer homolog 3a isoform X2, whose translation MPLCRLCLLFPFLRLQVKHFLILDEGRLWLMRCLLFIRVVLGSLSPFLQFDAALADLKLSLPSQYKDTDDIYKKLRKRLSNCYAKILCCLENLGIICAYEAVKICLENVPNDKDENEILRTSSLQHRYFLEEALSIVQESMPQDCESLFDVGYDLSATLSMGHISSKLQVLLEIFQLLGKATQVRCLIFVERIITAKVIERVMKKMTWFSHFTIAYLTGTNTSVDALTRKAQKETLGSFLSGKVNLLFATDVVEEGIDVPHCSSVIRFDLPKTVRSYVQSRGRARQTESQYILMLERGNKKQREQMFDIIRSEYSMTDTAIKRDPDDSVVKPCLVKETKAYYVEATGASVTADSSVSVLTKYCEMLPGDKFFSPKPVFQYILSGELYRCKLTLPPNAALQTIVGPECRSSQLSRQLVCLDACKKLHQIGALNDHLLPFNEKPPRGGSDVQDRKLGAGTTKLKELHGTACISALSGSWGNDPNGEVYQVYKMNFLCNIKEVKYSSFILLLQSELDYDVGNVEVELFLVSKFVESSVSHCGKVHLDSQQVAKAKIFQELFFNGLFGKLFIKSSCGRKFLLDTEKSLWEPSNMYLLLPLDPLDSSCEPYRVDWEAIESSVSVVEFLKKNGWLSKEKSEAKRKNSLVDRTASFVEDIDQTDLIHFANMSISRSKIMDMVVVAIHTGRIYSVLEAVANSSAESPFEVDSEATVAPFSSFADYFHKKYGIVLVYPGQPLLLLKQSHNAYNLLVDFKKEGISCGPKSKDSTMVVKKPLNNVHMPPELLVCFDIRLDILKSFYLLPSLMHRLASLMLASQLRKDISSHSGDLHISSSLILEALTTLRCNESFSMERLELLGDSVLKYAVSCYLFLKYPKKHEGQLTNERSQAISNSALHKLGTNQHLQGYIRDGAFDPRRWTAPGQLSLWLCPCEHGVETSQVPLDKKFLTEDPKEVVGKHCDRGHRWMGSKTISDCVEALIGAYYVGGGFVAALKLMKWLGVKAELEPSLVEDAINTASLYSYTPKAKDIEDLELKLAYKFSIKGLLLEAITHATVQELEAGYSYQRLEFLGDSVLDILVTWYLYQKHKDIDPGELTDLRSASVNNDNFAYAAVRRNLHVHLQHHSGCLESEISLFVKSVSNSDSLQGNKAPKVLGDLVESIAGAVLIDTKLNLDEVWKIFKPLLSPIVTPDKLELPPFRELIELCDSLGYFFKEHCVMKGDTVNAELRLQLIDDLLIAEGSGQTRKNAKAQAALKLLKNLEKKGISFKKKKEEASFVDVPQSLDFDGDICIQANTSCPDMASRKKRKKVYLNNKTDEAQSVPSDCSTSSSYSNKDTQVIGPINMTRGGPRISLFELCKKLQWPMPSFESTERTSKSLIECGEGSDKRKVYNTFASRISLTIPDYGLIELTGDERADKKSSLDSAALHMLYELERQGKIAIGNQ comes from the exons TTTGATGCTGCATTAGCTGATTTGAAACTGTCACTGCCAAGTCAGTACAAAGATACAGATGATATATATAAGAAGCTTCGGAAGAGATTGTCCAATTGTTATGCAAAGATATTGTGTTGCCTTGAAAATCTAGGCATCATTTGTGCTTATGAG GCTGTTAAAATCTGCTTGGAAAATGTGCCTAATGACAAAGATGAAAATGAGATTCTAAGGACAAGTTCTCTACAACATAGATACTTCTTGGAGGAGGCATTGTCAATTGTCCAGGAATCAATGCCACAAG ACTGTGAGAGCCTCTTCGATGTTGGATATGACTTGTCAGCAACTCTGTCAATGGGCCATATATCTTCAAAACTGCAAGTGCTTCTTGAAATTTTTCAACTCCTTGG GAAAGCCACTCAAGTACGCTGTCTCATTTTTGTTGAAAGAATTATAACAGCTAAGGTTATTGAAAGAGTTATGAAGAAAATGACCTGGTTTTCACATTTCACAATAGCATATTTGACTGGAACAAACACATCGGTCGATGCTCTGACACGAAAAGCGCAAAAAGAAACCTTGGGATCTTTTCTCTCTGGAAAG GTCAATTTATTATTTGCCACTGATGTGGTTGAGGAGGGAATTGATGTGCCACACTGTTCCTCTGTAATACGATTTGATTTACCCAAGACAGTTCGTAGTTATGTCCAATCTAGGGGACGTGCTCGTCAGACTGAGTCTCAGTATATACTAATGCTTGAGAG AGGAAACAAGAAGCAGAGGGAGCAGATGTTCGATATTATCAGGAGTGAATATTCTATGACAGATACAGCTATAAAGAGAGATCCTGATGATTCTGTGGTGAAACCTTGTCTTGTGAAGGAAACTAAAGCATATTATGTGGAGGCAACTGGAGCATCAGTAACTGCAGATTCTAGTGTCAGTGTCTTGACTAAATATTGTGAAATGCTCCCTGGAGATAA ATTCTTCTCTCCAAAGCCAGTGTTTCAGTACATTTTGTCTGGAGAGTTGTACCGGTGTAAGTTGACATTACCTCCAAATGCAGCTCTCCAAACGATTGTTGGTCCAGAATGCAGGAGTTCTCAACTATCAAGGCAGCTTGTCTGCTTGGATGCATGTAAGAAGCTGCACCAGATTGGTGCTCTCAATGACCATCTTCTTCCTTTCAATGAAAAACCTCCCCGAGGTGGCTCTGATGTGCAGGACAGAAAATTAGGCGCAG GAACAACAAAGTTGAAAGAATTACATGGGACAGCTTGTATTAGTGCATTATCTGGGTCATGGGGAAATGATCCTAATGGAGAAGTATAtcaagtgtataaaatgaacTTCCTTTGCAACATCAAGGAAGTTAAATATTCCAGTTTTATCCTTTTGCTTCAATCAGAACTTGATTACGATGTGGGAAATGTGGAAGTGGAGCTTTTCTTAGTTTCCAAGTTTGTCGAATCCTCTGTGTCGCATTGTGGGAAAGTACATTTGGATTCCCAACAG GTGGCAAAAGCAAAAATATTCCAAGAACTATTCTTTAATGGGCTGTTtggtaaattatttattaaatcatcGTGTGGAAGGAAATTTCTGCTTGATACAGAAAAATCTTTGTGGGAGCCATCGAACATGTACTTGCTTCTACCGCTGGATCCTTTAGATTCAAGTTGTGAACCCTACAGAGTTGATTGGGAAGCAATTGAATCTTCTGTTTCAGTTgtagaatttttgaaaaaaaatgggtGGTTAAGCAAGGAGAAATCTGAAGCTAAACGGAAGAACTCCTTAGTTGATAGGACTGCATCATTTGTGGAAGATATTGATCAAACCGATTTGATTCACTTTGCCAATATGTCAATCTCAAGAAGCAAGATTATGGACATGGTTGTTGTGGCCATTCATACTGGAAGAATTTATTCTGTTCTGGAGGCTGTTGCCAATTCTTCCGCAGAGAGCCCCTTCGAAGTTGATTCAGAAGCTACTGTAGCCCCGTTCTCATCTTTTGCTGACTACTTCCATAAAAA GTACGGGATTGTTTTAGTGTATCCTGGACAGCCTTTGTTGCTACTGAAGCAAAGCCATAACGCATACAATCTTCTCGTGGATTTTAAAAAGGAAG GTATTTCATGTGGACCGAAATCAAAAGATAGTACAATGGTGGTTAAAAAGCCACTGAATAATGTTCATATGCCACCAGAACTTCTGGTCTGTTTTGACATTCGGTTAGACATCTTGAAATCCTTCTACTTGCTACCATCATTAATGCACCGCCTGGCGTCCCTGATGTTGGCTAGCCAGTTGAGGAAAGATATATCAAGCCATTCAGGGGACTTACATATATCAAGCTCATTG ATTCTGGAAGCTCTTACAACTCTCAGATGCAATGAGAGTTTCTCCATGGAACGTCTGGAGTTGCTTGGAGATTCTGTTCTGAAATATGCTGTTAGTTGTTACCTCTTCCTTAAATATCCCAAGAAGCATGAAGGGCAGCTAACTAATGAACGTTCACAGGCTATTAGTAACTCAGCCCTCCATAAATTGGGAACTAATCAACATTTGCAG GGTTATATACGGGATGGCGCATTTGATCCACGCCGATGGACTGCTCCTGGGCAGCTTTCCCTGTGGCTTTGTCCTTGTGAACACGGGGTTGAAACTTCACAAGTGCCTTTGGACAAGAAGTTTCTGACTGAAGATCCCAAAGAAGTAGTTGGGAAGCACTGTGATAGAGGACACAGATGGATGGGTTCAAAAACTATATCTGACTGTGTTGAAGCGTTAATAGGTGCATATTACGTTGGTGGTGGGTTTGTTGCTGCCCTCAAATTGATGAAATGGCTTGGTGTTAAAGCTGAGCTAGAACCTTCATTAGTAGAAGATGCGATCAATACTGCATCTCTTTATTCTTATACCCCTAAAGCTAAAGATATTGAAGACCTTGAGTTGAAGCTTGCttataaattttctattaaGGGACTGCTTTTAGAAGCTATAACACACGCTACTGTGCAAGAGCTGGAGGCTGGGTACAGTTATCAG AGGCTTGAATTTCTTGGCGACTCAGTACTGGACATTCTCGTTACCTGGTACCTTTACCAGAAGCACAAAGATATTGATCCTGGGGAACTAACAGATCTGCGTTCTGCTTCTGTCAATAATGATAATTTCGCTTATGCTGCTGTGAGAAGGAATCTTCATGTCCACCTTCAACATCATTCTGGATGTCTTGAAAGTGAAATATCATTATTTGTGAAGTCAGTCTCTAATTCCGATTCACTCCAAGGAAACAAAGCCCCAAAG GTACTTGGAGACTTGGTGGAGAGTATTGCTGGAGCAGTACTTATTGATACCAAGCTTAACCTGGATGAAGTTTGGAAGATCTTCAAGCCACTGTTGTCTCCCATCGTGACTCCTGATAAGCTTGAACTACCTCCATTCCGTGAGCTCATAGAATTATGTGACTCACTTGGCTACTTCTTTAAAGAACATTGTGTGATGAAGGGGGATACCGTAAATGCTGAGCTTAGGTTACAGCTGATAGATGATCTGCTGATCGCTGAGGGATCTGGGCAAACTAGAAAAAATGCAAAGGCGCAAGCAGCTCTGAAGTTACTGAAGAACTTAGAG AAAAAAGGAATTtcatttaagaagaaaaaagaagaggcCAGCTTTGTTGATGTGCCACAATCTTTAGACTTTGATGGTGACATCTGCATCCAAGCAAATACTTCTTGTCCTGATATGGCTTCACGCAAAAAGCGAAAGAAagtatatttgaataataagaCGGATGAAGCTCAATCTGTTCCCAGTGACTGCTCCACCAGTTCTAGCTATTCAAATAAGGACACCCAAG TAATTGGGCCAATCAACATGACAAGGGGTGGACCTCGCATATCACTCTTTGAACTATGCAAGAAACTGCAGTGGCCAATGCCTAGTTTTGAATCAACAGAGCGTACATCCAA ATCACTTATTGAATGTGGTGAAGGCTCTGATAAAAGGAAGGTTTACAACACTTTTGCATCTCGAATCTCTCTGACAATACCTGACTATGGTTTGATAGAGCTTACCGGGGATGAAAGAGCTGATAAGAAAAGCTCACTTGATTCAGCAGCACTTCACATGTTATATGAGCTAGAACGACAGGGGAAAATAGCCATTGGAAATCAATGA